The following coding sequences are from one Nicotiana tomentosiformis chromosome 3, ASM39032v3, whole genome shotgun sequence window:
- the LOC104106079 gene encoding uncharacterized protein isoform X1, with protein sequence MSVYCDASEDPHAHLIDLSEDPHARPEQEGKLIEVLRKHKRTLGWTIADIKGISPTICMHRILMENEYKPIVQPQRRLNPAMQEVVKKEVVKLLAADGMIQRCVPEIEINNILSHCHDGAVGGHYEGRITAAKVLEAGVTTFCCPMLTCWSSCNS encoded by the exons ATGTCAGTTTACTGTGATGCAAGTGAAGATCCCCATGCCCATTTAATTGATTTAAGTGAAGATCCCCATGCAAGACCAG AACAGGAAGGCAAACTGATTGAAGTCCTGAGAAAACACAAAAGAACCTTAGGGTGGACTATAGCTGACATCAAAGGAATCAGTCCAACTATTTGTATGCACAGGATTCTTATGGAGAATGAGTATAAGCCTATAGTCCAACCCCAAAGAAGACTGAACCCAGCAATGCAGGAAGTCGTCAAGAAAGAAGTGGTGAAACTTCTAGCAGCAG ATGGCATGATCCAGAGATGTGTACCAGAAATAGAAATAAACAACATCCTAAGCCACTGTCATGATGGAGCTGTAGGAGGACACTATGAAGGAAGGATAACAGCCGCAAAAGTGCTTGAAGCAG GAGTAACAACATTCTGTTGTCCCATGTTGACTTGCTGGAGCAGCTGCAACAGTTGA
- the LOC104106079 gene encoding uncharacterized protein isoform X2: MSVYCDASEDPHAHLIDLSEDPHARPEQEGKLIEVLRKHKRTLGWTIADIKGISPTICMHRILMENEYKPIVQPQRRLNPAMQEVVKKEVVKLLAADGMIQRCVPEIEINNILSHCHDGAVGGHYEGRITAAKVLEAGHSKDPLHFVSTRHTLLS, translated from the exons ATGTCAGTTTACTGTGATGCAAGTGAAGATCCCCATGCCCATTTAATTGATTTAAGTGAAGATCCCCATGCAAGACCAG AACAGGAAGGCAAACTGATTGAAGTCCTGAGAAAACACAAAAGAACCTTAGGGTGGACTATAGCTGACATCAAAGGAATCAGTCCAACTATTTGTATGCACAGGATTCTTATGGAGAATGAGTATAAGCCTATAGTCCAACCCCAAAGAAGACTGAACCCAGCAATGCAGGAAGTCGTCAAGAAAGAAGTGGTGAAACTTCTAGCAGCAG ATGGCATGATCCAGAGATGTGTACCAGAAATAGAAATAAACAACATCCTAAGCCACTGTCATGATGGAGCTGTAGGAGGACACTATGAAGGAAGGATAACAGCCGCAAAAGTGCTTGAAGCAG GTCACTCCAAAGATCCTTTACACTTTGTGAGTACAAGACACACTCTGTTATCGTGA
- the LOC104106076 gene encoding uncharacterized protein: MNIICWTKMARARNCSKPVIWIWLISALTFYALFLMAIRNSTEWSISNAEQRSRLYHKMEKDLEEHGAAFLKQGETTQSLTLSDLFTFKDGVVTPVLKAANPPVRANVLYLNPEYSVPIAEAVRAILSPHFDKAIWFQNSSLYHFSMFHASHHITAVPASEAQIEAEGNAVRAVSDTICPLKISLDRVVLTSTGVLVGCWQVDSGTDPVTIRQKLRNALPHAPAKQLYDGVMLHTSFARLLGHPSSWPEEANKVSELQFLHELVTRLNNKIHGTKATVSELWNVEEYDILALALNGRMKVRKFQLGCSKV, from the exons ATGAATATAATCTGTTGGACTAAAATGGCTAGGGCTAGGAACTGCTCAAAACCGGTGATTTGGATCTGGTTAATCTCTGCCCTTACCTTCTATGCTCTTTTCCTTATGGCTATCCGCAATTCTACAG AATGGTCTATCTCAAATGCGGAGCAGAGGTCTAGATTGTATCATAAGATGGAAAAAGACTTGGAGGAGCACGGAGCTGCTTTCCTCAAACAGGGTGAAACTACTCAATCACTTACCCTGTCAGATCTGTTTACTTTCAAAGATGGAGTTGTCACTCCTGTACTCAAG GCTGCAAACCCCCCTGTGCGAGCAAATGTTTTGTATCTCAACCCAGAGTATTCTGTCCCTATTGC GGAAGCTGTGAGAGCTATATTATCGCCACATTTTGATAAAG CAATTTGGTTTCAGAATTCTAGCTTATATCACTTTAGCATGTTCCATGCTTCACATCACATAACAGCCGTCCCTGCCTCTGAAGCACAG ATTGAAGCTGAAGGAAATGCTGTTAGAGCTGTTTCTGATACAATCTGCCCACTAAAAATTTCCCTAGACAGAGTGGTTCTGACATCAACTGGGGTGCTAGTAGGTTGTTGGCAG GTGGACTCTGGAACTGATCCTGTAACTATCCGACAAAAATTGAGAAATGCTCTTCCGCATGCTCCTGCAAAGCAACTT TATGATGGTGTAATGCTTCATACATCATTTGCCAGGCTTCTGGGACACCCTAGCAGTTGGCCTGAG GAAGCAAATAAGGTTTCAGAACTCCAATTTCTCCATGAGCTCGTGACTAGATTAAACAATAAAATCCACGGCACTAAG GCAACAGTCAGTGAGCTCTGGAATGTGGAGGAATATGACATATTAGCGCTTGCGTTGAATGGGAGAATGAAAGTCCGCAAGTTCCAGCTTGGCTGTTCGAAAGTGTGA
- the LOC104106077 gene encoding transcription factor bHLH47 → MDTENPPIVEKDTTAVETSLDSSHLGKKNQKKAPKRVHKAEREKLKREHLNELFLGLANALELSEQMNGKASILNEAARFVKDMLSQIKHLRTENTTLLSESQYLSVEKKELQDETSALEAEIGRLQNEVKAREAETNLDLNLAPPEIQHPEFASHNNYMRLPASEHAFQDSQIMNPAYVFPFSSNSQVYPAPDATKSTATPTSTVKKPQPRYPTPADVWPSQIFEKRPRLLGQEVQDGAK, encoded by the exons ATGGATACAGAAAATCCTCCAATAGTTGAAAAGGATACTACAGCTGTGGAGACTTCGCTAGATAG CTCTCATCTTGGCAAGAAGAATCAAAAGAAAGCCCCAAAAAGAGTTCATAAAGCTGAGAGAGAGAAGCTGAAGAGAGAGCATCTAAATGAGCTTTTCCTTGGTTTGGCTAATGCTCTTG AACTATCTGAGCAGATGAATGGAAAAGCCTCCATCTTGAATGAAGCTGCTCGATTTGTAAAGGACATGCTTTCTCAGATCAAGCATCTGAGGACAGAAAATACAACTTTGCTGTCTGAATCTCAGTAT CTGAGTGTGGAGAAAAAGGAGCTTCAGGATGAAACTTCAGCTTTGGAGGCTGAAATTGGCAGACTGCAGAATGAGGTCAAAGCAAGGGAAGCCGAGACAAATCTTGACCTAAATCTAGCTCCTCCTGAAATTCAGCACCCAGAGTTCGCCTCACACAATAATTATATGAGATTACCTGCTTCAGAACATGCGTTTCAAGACTCACAAATTATGAACCCTGCTTATGTCTTTCCCTTTAGCTCTAATTCCCAGGTTTATCCAGCGCCCGATGCTACAAAGTCCACGGCTACGCCCACATCTACTGTGAAGAAACCACAGCCCAGATATCCTACTCCAGCTGATGTATGGCCATCCCAAATCTTTGAAAAGCGGCCTCGGTTATTAGGACAGGAAGTTCAAGATGGTGCAAAATAA